The stretch of DNA CCGCGAGGATCTGCGGGCCGTGACAGAGGGCGGCGACCGGCTTGTCCGCGTCGAAGAAGTGCCGGACCGCGTCGAGGACCTCGTCGTAGGTACGGAGGTACTCGGGGGCACGCCCGCCCGGTACCACCAGGGCGTCGTAGTCGCTCGGTTCGATCTCGGCCATCGTCGCGTTCAGTTCGAAGTCGTGACCGCGCTCCTCCAGGTAGGTCTGGTCGCCGCGGAAGTCGTGGACGGCCGTCTTGACCGTCTCGCCGGCCTCCTTGTCCGGACACACCGCGTCCACGTCGTGTCCGACCATCTGGAGCGCCTGGAACGGGACCATAATCTCGAGGTCTTCGCCGAAGTCGCCGACGATCATCAGGA from Haloarcula litorea encodes:
- a CDS encoding DJ-1/PfpI family protein yields the protein MSKSILMIVGDFGEDLEIMVPFQALQMVGHDVDAVCPDKEAGETVKTAVHDFRGDQTYLEERGHDFELNATMAEIEPSDYDALVVPGGRAPEYLRTYDEVLDAVRHFFDADKPVAALCHGPQILAAAGVLDGYEMTAYPAVRAECEAAGCSWVDEVTTDGNLVTGQAWPDHPEWLAGFMDLLGDEVSHEAAVAADD